A single genomic interval of Helianthus annuus cultivar XRQ/B chromosome 13, HanXRQr2.0-SUNRISE, whole genome shotgun sequence harbors:
- the LOC110900543 gene encoding uncharacterized protein LOC110900543: MDVNRALLTSHIWSIITNRKSLWVQWIHSYKLKGASFWDVQSRCNISWGWRKLLALRTRVRSCFWKSIRNGCNTNAWSDNWCDYSPLRSFISPRVIANAGLSLRSMVADLIDENGQWLWPQAWYDLFPVLIDVNVPQIIPDVEDRFHWKDTDGRFQDFKTWEAWNSLRHREGTVFWVNAVWFSQCIPRHSFHLWLVIKNKLKTQDRLADWEAGSATNLRLMCCPLCKQDRDSRDHLFFQCPYASEVWGLVRNMVDMGSVTDSWSSIMLWMELNAHLKTLEHIICKILLSATTYFIWQERNSRLFSQLQRKTCDLSKTIIDSVRLRIMGFKLGREPKHRKILETWLISKNMELNPG, from the coding sequence ATGGATGTCAATAGAGCCCTTCTAACATCTCACATTTGGAGCATTATTACCAATCGAAAGTCCCTTTGGGTACAATGGATTCATTCATACAAGTTGAAAGGTGCTAGCTTTTGGGATGTCCAGAGTCGTTGTAACATCAGCTGGGGATGGAGGAAACTATTGGCTCTTCGCACTAGAGTTCGATCTTGCTTTTGGAAGTCTATTCGAAACGGATGCAACACTAATGCGTGGAGTGATAATTGGTGTGATTATAGTCCCCTTCGGTCGTTTATATCCCCTCGAGTCATTGCAAATGCTGGGTTATCTTTACGCTCTATGGTTGCTgatcttattgatgaaaatggcCAATGGTTATGGCCTCAAGCATGGTATGACCTATTTCCGGTTCTTATTGATGTCAATGTTCCCCAGATTATTCCTGATGTGGAAGATCGGTTCCACTGGAAGGACACAGATGGTAgatttcaagattttaaaacttGGGAGGCTTGGAATAGCTTGAGACATAGAGAGGGAACGGTGTTCTGGGTAAATGCGGTCTGGTTCAGTCAATGCATCCCTCGACATTCCTTCCACTTGTGGTTAGTCATCAAAAACAAGCTGAAGACTCAAGACAGATTGGCAGATTGGGAAGCGGGCAGCGCTACAAATCTGAGACTCATGTGTTGCCCCTTGTGTAAACAGGACCGTGATTCTAGAGATCATCTTTTCTTCCAGTGCCCTTATGCTTCGGAGGTTTGGGGCTTAGTGAGGAATATGGTAGACATGGGAAGTGTTACGGATTCGTGGTCCTCTATTATGTTATGGATGGAACTCAATGCTCATTTGAAGACCTTAGAGCATATTATTTGTAAGATCTTACTATCAGCTACAACGTACTTTATATGGCAAGAAAGGAATAGTCGATTGTTCTCGCAACTTCAAAGGAAGACGTGTGATCTCTCGAAGACCATTATTGATTCGGTTCGGCTGAGGATTATGGGTTTCAAACTTGGTAGAGAGCCGAAGCATAGGAAGATATTGGAGACATGGCTGATCTCGAAGAATATGGAGCTGAATCCGGGCTAA